The segment AAGGTGTATTCTCGCATGCGAGGGGAAATAGCAGGTGACGTTATGGCGTACGTAAAGAAGATTTCCAGTCACCTATCAGACGAATCGGTTCCAGGGGGTGCTTGACATGCTGTTTCGGCTGCTGTTGTCAATTCTCGATCTGGCTATAGGCATAGGCGCCAAACGCAATAAGGCGATGAAAGACATGATTAAATCACACAATCAGGCTTTCGTGATAAAGACCAGGGATGACAAGATCGGCAGGCGTTTCATTTTTAAGAATGGGAGATACTCATCCGATAAAGTGCTGACGGGATATGATATGGCCCTGGTGTTCGAAAGCGCTGACGCCGGATTTAAGGCCCTGGCGCTGGGTGGAGACGACGGGATACAGGATGCTATTAACGACTGGAAGCTGCTGATTCTGGGAGATGACTATCATATGATCTGGTTCGGTGTAATTATGCAGATGGCACTGGGCGCTTCAAAAAGGAAATGAACGCCATTCTTACGTTATTGGAGGTTGCTGCATGAAGATAACCATTGAATACAGCAAGTTAATCAGGATCGATAATTATGCCAGCAATTCCGTGATCGAGGTGCCTGATAACTGCGCGGTTCGTGACTTTCTTGCATTATTGAAATTGCCGCCCCACCTTCAGCAGTCCGTGATAGTCCTGGTCAACGATGAGCCAGTCTGGGCCTCAACCGTTTTAAAGGAAAATGATAGAGTCAAGCTAAATTCCATTATAACTGGCGGCTGAATTAAAAATAATACCGGATTGAGACATCCGTTAAAAATCTAATGAATAAGGAGAGGACGTCAATGAAACAGGAATACAAGGTATACGGGTCCCGGTGGGGAGTGCTGATTGTTTTCATGTACCTGGTCGCTCTGACACAGCTTTACTGGCTGAATTTTGCAGCGATTGAGACCTTCATTGAAGACTATCTGAAAATACCGCCCAGCGACGCAATGTGGTTGACTCTGGTGCAACCGGTCTTCATGATTCTGCTCACCATACCGGCCGGGATGATTATCGATAAAATCGGGCTCAAGTGGGGTGTGTGGATCGGCGCGCTGTTTACCGGCCTGGGTGCGATCCTGCGTGTTTTCGATCCGGCTTCTTTTACAGTGCTTCTGATCGGTCAGACTTTGATCGCAATCGGCCAGCCATTTATTCTGAACGGCTCGACGAAGATAGCCACCTTATGGTTCGCGCCCCGGGAAGAAGGCACCGCCATCGGGCTGGCTTCGCTGGCGCAATTTATCGGCATGATGGTGGCGCTGGGCTTGACGCCGTCTATCGTGGAGGGTGCGGGTTTCGATGCCATGATCTGGATATACGGCATAGCCGGACTGGCCGGCACCGTGGCCTTTTCCTTAGTCCCCAAACAGCCCAGGACACTCTCCAGGGCGCCTGATCAGGACCAGTCGGCAGTGCGCTGGGGGGGCATCGGCACTATTCTCAAAAACCGCAATTTTGTCCTGCTGGGCTTTATCGCATTCGCCGGCATCGGAGCCTTCAACGGCCTCGCCCTCTGGGTGGAGAAGATATTGAACGAGATGCACGGCATCGCCATGACGGACGCCGGCGCAATATCGGGAATCATGGTTATCAGCGCCACCATCGGCTGTTTTATCATACCTTTCATATCCGATAAGATCGGGAGAAGAAGGATTTTTATCTTTATTGCCACGCTGGTGGCGCCGGCCTGTCTGACCTTCATGATCTTTGCGCCTGACTTTACAGCCAACCTGATTAACGGCATATTAATAGGTTTCCTGTGGCTGTCCGCCCTTCCCATCATACTGACCATGTCTGCCGAGATGACCGGAGCCAAATACGCAGGTGTGGCAGCAGGATGGTTGTTCCTGCTGGGTAACATCGCAGCGCTGGTTCTGGGCGCTGCGGTGGAGTCTTTGCGCGGCCTTACCGGCAATTTCGTGGCCGCTCTGCTGATGCTTGCAGCAGTAATGCTCGCGGCCTTCTTCGTGGCGCTCTTCATGAAGGACACGCATCCTCAGCAGTGATCGGACATAATAAAAATCCTCTATCATGCTTTGAAGGAGCAGAAAAATGAATATTTAC is part of the Dehalococcoidia bacterium genome and harbors:
- a CDS encoding MoaD/ThiS family protein translates to MKITIEYSKLIRIDNYASNSVIEVPDNCAVRDFLALLKLPPHLQQSVIVLVNDEPVWASTVLKENDRVKLNSIITGG
- a CDS encoding MFS transporter, yielding MKQEYKVYGSRWGVLIVFMYLVALTQLYWLNFAAIETFIEDYLKIPPSDAMWLTLVQPVFMILLTIPAGMIIDKIGLKWGVWIGALFTGLGAILRVFDPASFTVLLIGQTLIAIGQPFILNGSTKIATLWFAPREEGTAIGLASLAQFIGMMVALGLTPSIVEGAGFDAMIWIYGIAGLAGTVAFSLVPKQPRTLSRAPDQDQSAVRWGGIGTILKNRNFVLLGFIAFAGIGAFNGLALWVEKILNEMHGIAMTDAGAISGIMVISATIGCFIIPFISDKIGRRRIFIFIATLVAPACLTFMIFAPDFTANLINGILIGFLWLSALPIILTMSAEMTGAKYAGVAAGWLFLLGNIAALVLGAAVESLRGLTGNFVAALLMLAAVMLAAFFVALFMKDTHPQQ